From one Sorangium aterium genomic stretch:
- a CDS encoding glycoside hydrolase family 3 N-terminal domain-containing protein yields MNDAPLYKDAKQPVGKRVEDLLRRMTLDEKVGQLMQLDAQGDLEDAIGRMKVGSLLHCNGKDADTAIRRALDTRLGIPVLMADDGIHGHSFWAGATIFPTQLAMACSWDTGLLEQVARVTAAEMRATGLKWTFSPVLCLTRDLRWGRVGETFGEDPHLIGELACAMIKGYQGKGLDDPDAVLATAKHYAGYSETLGGRDASEANISRRYLRSYFLPPFERAARSGCMAFMTGYQSMDGIPATANRWLLTEVLKEEWGFEGILVTDWNNVGNLVLDQKVCKDMAEAATVAVRSGNDLMMATPQFYEGAQEAVRRGLLAEAEIDAVVRRVLSLKFSLGLFEDPGYSSEQRIQEIIGCAAHRDLNLEVARASLVLLKNDGLLPLAEGAASRPLRRIAVIGPNADDPIAQLGDWSLGSGQMSGGNGPQHPRSSIVTIVDGIRELAPPGCEVVYAAGCSVLSEDESGIPAAVELARSADAVVLVLGDRIELIGETKSTATLELMGGQRALSDAIARTGVPTVVVLVNSKPLVLPRSALGAAAILEAFNPGMMGGRAVAEAVFGKINPSGKLTISFPYHVGQQPIFYNQARGQHGNRYADLTQEPAFAFGFGLSYTRFTYGDLNVLTPSVERGGTASFEVTITNAGGREGVEIAQLYIEDLVTSSTWAQKELKAFRRVSLAAGEARKVRFDVPASELSLVDAEGRRVVEPGDFRVHIGSSSRPQDLLCAGFAVA; encoded by the coding sequence CGATCCGGCGCGCGCTGGATACCCGACTTGGCATTCCGGTGTTGATGGCCGACGACGGGATCCATGGCCATTCCTTCTGGGCGGGCGCGACGATCTTCCCCACGCAGCTCGCCATGGCCTGCAGCTGGGATACGGGGCTCCTGGAGCAGGTCGCGCGGGTGACCGCCGCCGAGATGCGGGCCACGGGCCTCAAGTGGACGTTCTCTCCCGTCCTGTGCCTCACGCGCGATCTACGCTGGGGCAGGGTGGGGGAGACCTTCGGCGAGGATCCCCACCTCATCGGAGAGCTCGCCTGCGCGATGATCAAGGGCTATCAGGGCAAGGGTCTGGACGATCCGGACGCGGTGCTGGCCACGGCCAAGCACTATGCGGGGTACTCGGAGACGCTGGGCGGCCGTGACGCCTCGGAGGCGAACATCTCGCGGCGCTACCTGCGCTCGTATTTCCTGCCGCCCTTCGAGCGGGCCGCGAGGAGCGGCTGCATGGCCTTCATGACTGGATATCAGTCCATGGATGGGATCCCGGCCACCGCCAACCGCTGGCTCCTGACGGAGGTCCTCAAGGAGGAGTGGGGGTTCGAGGGGATCCTCGTGACCGACTGGAACAACGTGGGCAATCTCGTGCTCGATCAGAAGGTCTGCAAGGACATGGCCGAGGCGGCCACGGTGGCGGTCCGGAGCGGCAACGACCTGATGATGGCGACGCCGCAGTTCTACGAGGGCGCCCAGGAGGCGGTGCGCCGCGGGCTCCTGGCCGAGGCCGAGATCGACGCGGTCGTCCGGCGCGTCCTGTCGCTCAAGTTCTCCCTGGGGCTCTTCGAGGACCCCGGGTACAGCAGCGAGCAGCGCATCCAGGAGATCATCGGGTGTGCGGCCCACCGGGACCTCAACCTGGAGGTCGCGCGGGCGTCTCTCGTGCTGCTCAAGAACGACGGCCTGCTGCCGCTCGCGGAGGGCGCGGCGTCGAGGCCATTGCGGCGGATCGCGGTGATCGGCCCCAACGCGGACGACCCGATCGCCCAGCTGGGCGACTGGTCGCTCGGCTCGGGCCAGATGAGCGGCGGCAACGGGCCGCAACACCCCCGATCGAGCATCGTCACCATCGTGGATGGGATACGGGAGCTTGCGCCCCCGGGGTGCGAGGTGGTCTATGCCGCGGGCTGCTCGGTTCTCAGCGAGGACGAGTCCGGCATCCCTGCGGCGGTGGAGCTTGCCCGGAGCGCCGACGCGGTGGTCCTGGTCCTGGGGGATCGGATCGAGCTCATCGGCGAGACGAAGAGCACGGCGACCCTCGAGCTCATGGGCGGCCAGAGGGCCCTCTCGGACGCGATCGCCAGGACCGGCGTTCCGACGGTCGTGGTCCTCGTCAACAGCAAGCCGCTGGTCCTGCCGCGCTCGGCGCTCGGCGCGGCGGCGATCCTCGAGGCGTTCAATCCGGGGATGATGGGCGGGCGGGCCGTGGCCGAGGCGGTGTTCGGGAAGATCAACCCCTCTGGCAAGCTGACGATCTCGTTCCCCTACCACGTGGGCCAGCAGCCGATATTCTACAACCAGGCCCGCGGTCAGCACGGGAATCGCTATGCGGATCTCACGCAGGAGCCGGCGTTCGCCTTCGGCTTCGGCCTGAGCTACACGCGCTTCACCTACGGCGATCTGAACGTCCTGACGCCGAGCGTGGAGCGAGGCGGCACGGCGTCGTTCGAGGTGACGATCACCAACGCTGGCGGGCGCGAGGGCGTCGAGATCGCCCAGCTGTACATCGAAGATCTGGTGACGTCGTCCACATGGGCGCAGAAGGAGCTGAAGGCGTTCCGCCGCGTGAGCCTGGCCGCGGGCGAGGCGCGCAAGGTGCGCTTCGACGTGCCCGCCTCGGAGCTGTCCCTGGTCGACGCGGAGGGGCGCCGCGTGGTGGAGCCGGGGGATTTCCGTGTCCACATCGGCTCGTCGTCCCGGCCTCAGGACCTGCTCTGCGCCGGGTTCGCCGTGGCGTAG